From a region of the Toxotes jaculatrix isolate fToxJac2 chromosome 7, fToxJac2.pri, whole genome shotgun sequence genome:
- the egr3 gene encoding LOW QUALITY PROTEIN: early growth response protein 3 (The sequence of the model RefSeq protein was modified relative to this genomic sequence to represent the inferred CDS: inserted 1 base in 1 codon), giving the protein MTGKLADKLPLTMSSLINTIPDSLYPEEDIPTSMNIFTSTESINHYSQMNTDNIMDLGMGSEKATAEIQYGSSFQSNRSGQTVTYLGKFAFDTPPSGGIGGSGWCSDNNIISLVSAGILGVSPSPGTVTTQTSSSTASMGGQTSDMEQVYGPPLPAYSTCSDLYQDQVSFHHSPATSTALAYPGNDYHSTSKASMDGSLFSMIPDYNLFHHQGEVGVMEHKPFQTMDPIRVNPPPITPLETIRAFKDKQQIHPGFIGGQQHPPQHHPPPQTLTLKPIRPRKYPNRPSKTPVHERPHACPAENCDRRFSRSDELTRHLRIHTGHKPFQCRICMRSFSRSDHLTTHIRTHTGEKPFSCEFCGRKFARSDERKRHAKVHLKQKDKKPADKSSGAAGSHSSPPSSCGGXNSGNLMTVTMCIWTGPSPCPIKRLRKKGSRPL; this is encoded by the exons ATGACAGGGAAACTAGCGGACAAGCTCCCTCTTACCATGAGCAGTTTAATAAACACGATCCCTGACAGTCTCTACCCAGAAGAGGACATCCCGACGTCTATGAATATTTTCACCAGTACGGAATCTATTAATCATTATTCACAGATGAACACAG ATAATATCATGGATCTGGGCATGGGAAGCGAGAAAGCAACGGCAGAGATTCAGTATGGATCCAGCTTCCAGTCCAACCGCAGCGGGCAAACTGTCACCTATCTGGGGAAGTTTGCCTTTGACACTCCTCCATCAGGTGGCATTGGTGGCTCTGGCTGGTGCTCTGATAACAATATCATAAGTCTTGTCAGCGCGGGGATCCTGGGTGTTTCTCCATCACCCGGCACGGTAACGACGCAGACATCATCCTCCACAGCCAGCATGGGCGGACAAACGTCAGATATGGAACAGGTATATGGTCCTCCACTGCCTGCCTATTCCACCTGCAGTGACCTGTACCAGGATCAGGTCTCCTTCCACCACAGCCCTGCCACCAGCACGGCTCTAGCCTACCCTGGCAATGACTATCACTCCACATCCAAAGCCTCCATGGATGGCAGCCTTTTCTCCATGATCCCTGACTACAACCTTTTCCATCATCAGGGGGAGGTTGGTGTGATGGAGCACAAGCCTTTCCAGACCATGGACCCCATCCGAGTTAACCCTCCACCCATCACACCCCTGGAGACCATCAGAGCATTCAAAGACAAGCAGCAAATTCACCCAGGCTTCATCGGCGGGCAGCAGCACCCTCCTCAGCACCACCCACCGCCACAGACTCTCACCCTCAAACCCATCCGACCACGGAAGTACCCCAACCGTCCCAGCAAAACTCCTGTCCACGAACGGCCGCATGCCTGTCCGGCAGAGAACTGTGACAGACGCTTCTCACGTTCAGACGAGCTCACACGTCACCTTCGCATCCACACAGGTCACAAACCCTTCCAGTGCCGAATATGCATGCGCTCCTTCAGCCGGAGTGACCACCTGACCACGCAcatccgcacacacacaggtgagaaacccTTCTCCTGTGAGTTCTGTGGACGCAAGTTTGCCAGAAGTGACGAGCGAAAGAGACACGCAAAGGTTCACCTGAAACAGAAGGACAAGAAGCCAGCTGACAAGAGCAGTGGGGCAGCAGGGAGCCACAGCTCGCCACCCAGCTCCTGTGGGG CCAACAGTGGGAACCTCATGACCGTCACTATGTGCATTTGGACTGGACCCTCACCATGCCCCATAAAGAGACTTAGGAAGAAGGGATCACGTCCACTATGA